The following coding sequences are from one Salvia hispanica cultivar TCC Black 2014 chromosome 3, UniMelb_Shisp_WGS_1.0, whole genome shotgun sequence window:
- the LOC125209726 gene encoding cytochrome P450 94C1-like, translated as MVMRNHITNSIYNIGVKKHLFSHQLINIPRFSYKNLNSSKSMDSSFILFFSLALVIILSISIIITRLTRSAWCSCAICQSYVDSQWRSRFTNLSDWHTHLLQSSPSRTVHIHVTNNVITANPANVEYILQTKFHNFPKGKPFSSILADFLGRGIFNADGDTWRFQRKMAGLELARASLRAYALEVVHHEIHRCLIPAVDSASREKGVLDLQDVFRRFSFDCICRFSFGVDPTCLELSDFEAAFDVASRLSAERAMAASPLVWRAKRWLGVGSERRLRRAVADVDALAEEVIRQRRRFGSAGRRDLLSRFMDSVSDETYLRDIIVNFLLAGRDTVGSALTSFFWLAARHPGVEAAILEEADRVMGVGNSRITEYEEMRGFHYLHAAVHESMRMYPPVQFDSKFCLEDDVLPDGCPVKKGTRVTYHPYAMGRIEEIWGPDWADFKPERWLRDRVFCQENPYKYPVFQGGVRVCLGKEMALLEVESVALALLREYRVELIDYRPVPVFSPGLTATYRDGLPVLVHRR; from the coding sequence AGGAATCACATAACTAAttccatatataatattggTGTCAAGAAACACCTCTTCTCACATCAATTGATCAATATTCCTCGTTTTTCCTACAAAAACTTGAATTCCTCAAAATCCATGGATTCCTCATTCATATTGTTCTTCTCTTTAGCTCTCGTAATCATCCTAAGCATTTCCATAATCATCACGAGACTAACTAGATCAGCTTGGTGCAGCTGCGCCATCTGCCAATCCTACGTGGACTCGCAGTGGCGCAGCCGCTTCACCAACCTCTCCGACTGGCACACGCACCTCCTCCAATCCTCGCCGTCGCGCACCGTCCACATCCACGTCACCAACAACGTCATCACCGCCAATCCCGCCAACGTCGAGTACATCCTCCAAACTAAGTTCCACAACTTCCCCAAAGGGAAGCCCTTCTCCTCCATCCTCGCCGACTTCCTCGGCCGCGGCATCTTCAACGCCGACGGCGACACGTGGCGCTTCCAGCGCAAGATGGCCGGCCTCGAGCTCGCGCGCGCCTCCCTGCGCGCGTACGCGCTCGAGGTCGTCCATCACGAGATCCACCGCTGCCTGATTCCGGCGGTGGATTCTGCTTCTAGAGAGAAGGGGGTGTTGGATTTGCAAGACGTTTTCCGGAGATTCTCCTTTGATTGCATTTGTAGATTCTCCTTCGGGGTGGACCCCACGTGCTTGGAGCTCTCGGACTTCGAGGCGGCGTTCGACGTCGCGTCGCGGCTGTCGGCCGAGCGGGCGATGGCGGCGTCGCCGCTCGTGTGGAGGGCGAAGCGGTGGCTGGGAGTCGGGAGCGAGAGGCGGCTGCGGCGCGCGGTCGCGGATGTCGATGCGCTAGCGGAAGAGGTGATCCGGCAGCGGCGGAGGTTCGGGTCCGCCGGCCGGAGGGATCTCCTGTCGAGATTCATGGATAGTGTGAGTGATGAGACTTATCTGAGGGATATAATAGTCAACTTTTTATTGGCAGGGCGGGACACTGTGGGGTCCGCCCTGACCAGCTTTTTCTGGTTGGCAGCCCGCCACCCTGGGGTGGAGGCTGCTATACTAGAGGAGGCGGATAGGGTGATGGGAGTGGGAAATTCGAGGATCACGGAATACGAGGAGATGAGAGGGTTTCATTATCTTCATGCGGCCGTCCATGAGAGCATGAGAATGTATCCACCGGTCCAGTTCGATTCGAAATTTTGCCTGGAAGACGACGTTTTGCCCGATGGATGCCCGGTGAAAAAGGGCACTAGGGTTACGTACCACCCGTACGCGATGGGGCGTATTGAGGAAATTTGGGGGCCGGATTGGGCGGATTTCAAGCCGGAGAGATGGTTGCGAGACAGGGTTTTTTGCCAAGAAAACCCTTATAAGTATCCGGTGTTTCAAGGCGGGGTTAGGGTTTGTCTAGGGAAAGAAATGGCGTTACTAGAGGTGGAAAGTGTTGCACTCGCCTTGTTAAGAGAGTATCGTGTCGAGCTAATTGACTACCGCCCGGTCCCAGTGTTCTCACCCGGCCTCACAGCCACCTATCGTGACGGCTTGCCGGTCTTGGTGCATCGCCGGTGA